One segment of Chionomys nivalis chromosome 1, mChiNiv1.1, whole genome shotgun sequence DNA contains the following:
- the Figla gene encoding factor in the germline alpha — MDAAPVSPEPLLVVPQPEVLEELQQAQLGPLPQLAAICRLKRLPSGGYSTTDDLHLVLERRRVANAKERERIKNLNRGFAKLKAMVPFLPQSRKPSKVDILKGATEYIRVLGCVLGEAKASEKQGPEEQTHSSRPSDPHVSSARELLGKATQPTSCASNLKKEEEGTWAYGGHSGPLYTYHQSMAPETSRYFIHQESDEKFLLK; from the exons ATGGACGCTGCGCCTGTGTCCCCAGAGCCCTTGCTGGTTGTCCCGCAGCCtgaggtgctggaggagctgcagCAGGCACAGCTGGGGCCCCTGCCCCAACTCGCCGCCATTTGTAGGCTCAAGCGGCTGCCCTCGGGAGGCTACTCCACCACAGACGACCTGCATCTGGTGCTGGAGCGCAGGCGCGTGGCCAACGCCAAAGAGCGCGAGCGG ATAAAAAATCTCAACCGTGGCTTTGCCAAGCTGAAGGCGATGGTGCCGTTTCTGCCACAGAGCCGGAAGCCCAGCAAAGTTGACATCCTGAAAGGTGCAACGGAATACATACGGGTGCTCGGCTGTGTTCTGGGAGAAGCAAAGGCCTCAGAG AAACAAGGCCCCGAGGAGCAGACCCACAGTAGCAGACCCTCTGACCCTCATGTGTCCTCGGCTAGAGAGCTCTTGGGAAAAGCTACCCAGCCTACCAGCTGTGCAAGTAActtgaagaaagaagaagaggggacTTGGGCATATGGTGGCCATAGTGGGCCATTGTACACCTATCATCAGAGCATGGCCCCTGAGACAAGTAGATATTTCATACATCAAGAGTCTGATGAAAAATTCCTGCTAAAATAG